One genomic region from Leguminivora glycinivorella isolate SPB_JAAS2020 chromosome 8, LegGlyc_1.1, whole genome shotgun sequence encodes:
- the LOC125228557 gene encoding uncharacterized protein LOC125228557 isoform X2, translating to MEHIRQYDWCTFQPDTPYFVTESELDNCVTEKILRNKFSNPLISSDSEEEGKAPKIDWNFVFNKRNNEHNIHRIFVPGLRPLLAYTRLSTLSSQQHLIGLKVLCAQNPHILEDEFMAKPNKFDLQAFESIKEILQKEQKEYIDWAKSLWTNGQCIRALRPKPLIESVYEAEFKVRANQMKGYPRMFELVAQIPMEPAGEYDMVMEKELIGVNPSELLKVERPLNIRSRLTVMRPSAVPEPCDQHPVRFILPHEKSISVLPVTEVYRTLAEYAIDNGALFVASEGALRCMVERRAWALPISVYSVTQPGQAENVNVTVLGSEFMNKQENVMRRTFRALRHLLEIALVPASELARRTQAPEEEIVQETTTSSQDVAWSDDTSDEEDNLFIDFDEASTKERDADKPRPPSKNADEQTKMEVDKCTPQKETKNTTNTNKSFTEGFGVYKCTCQDSIFERPPPRSFRKWRFRKKSTFESFDVIVHCAHKFKGSRGEVILEPIAEYQADMGASKQSEDRISSVALSLALRDDNTNVLNVRLDAESGDIITTEEHTRSQFYSEHGDRSQQAAGVIHAALSQLEGLVPGHYVLQHEPNHGLNALLYAPSNTGKEGLKLEFDSTQPAEADEAKTVKAPPQLIPALLPWHKLRKILPCTFTYYQNQLAKPKKQPPRKKTPPRALKWPKKRGGHKKAE from the exons ATGGAACACATACGACAGTATGACTG GTGCACATTTCAGCCAGATACTCCATACTTTGTCACGGAGTCAGAGCTGGATAACTGTGTCACGGAGAAGATATTACGGAACAAGTTCTCAAACCCGCTGATCTCCAGCGACTCTGAGGAGGAAGGGAAGGCTCCTAAGATTGACTGGAATTTTGTGtttaataaaagaaataat GAACATAACATCCACCGCATCTTCGTGCCAGGGCTGCGCCCCTTGCTGGCGTACACACGGCTGTCCACTCTGTCCTCGCAACAGCACCTCATCGGGCTGAAAGTGCTGTGTGCACAGAACCCCCATATATTGGAGGATGAGTTCATGGCTAAGCCAAATAAGTTTGATTTGCAGGCTTTTGAG TCAATAAAAGAGATATTACAAAAGGAGCAAAAAGAATACATAGACTGGGCGAAGAGTCTCTGGACCAACGGCCAATGCATCAGAGCGCTTCGGCCTAAACCTTTGATAGAGTCTGTGTATGAAGCCGAGTTCAAAGTGAGGGCTAACCAGATGAAGGGGTACCCGAGGATGTTTGAGCTGGTCGCGCAGATACCTATGGAGCCTGCGGGGGAGTATGATATGGTGATGGAAAAGGAGCTTATTGGA GTGAACCCATCAGAACTGCTGAAGGTGGAGAGACCTCTCAACATCCGCAGCCGGCTGACCGTGATGCGGCCCAGCGCTGTCCCGGAGCCCTGCGACCAGCATCCTGTCCGCTTCATCCTGCCAC ACGAGAAAAGCATCTCAGTCCTTCCCGTGACAGAAGTGTACCGGACGCTAGCGGAGTATGCGATCGACAATGGAGCCCTATTCGTCGCTAGCGAAGGCGCTTTGCGATGTATGGTCGAGCGAAGGGCGTGGGCGCTTCCTATATCAGTTTATAGTGTTACACAACCCG GCCAGGCTGAAAACGTGAACGTGACAGTGCTGGGCAGCGAGTTTATGAATAAGCAAGAGAACGTCATGAGAAGGACGTTCAGAGCGCTTAGACATCTGCTAGAGATCGCTCTAGTGCC GGCATCAGAACTCGCCAGGAGGACGCAAGCGCCTGAAGAGGAAATAGTACAAGAAACTACAACTTCATCGCAAGATGTAGCGTGGTCGGATGATACGAGTGACGAGGAGGACAATCTATTTATCGATTTCG ATGAAGCGTCAACGAAAGAGAGAGACGCAGATAAACCAAGGCCACCAAGCAAGAACGCAGACGAGCAGACAAAGATGGAAGTAGACAAGTGTACGCCGCAGAAAGAGACGAAAAATACGACGAATACTAACAAAAGCTTTACCGAAGGCTTTGGCGTTTATAAGTGCACATGTCAAG ACTCAATATTCGAGCGGCCGCCGCCACGCTCGTTCAGGAAGTGGCGGTTCCGAAAGAAATCCACGTTCGAAAGTTTCGACGTCATCGTGCACTGCGCGCACAAATTCAAA GGATCGCGTGGTGAAGTTATATTGGAACCTATAGCAGAATACCAGGCAGACATGGGCGCGAGTAAGCAGTCCGAAGATAGGATCTCGAGTGTTGCCCTCTCGCTCGCACTTAGGGACGATAACACTAACGTACTCAATG TGCGACTAGACGCAGAATCCGGCGACATAATCACAACAGAAGAGCACACCCGCTCCCAGTTCTACTCTGAGCACGGCGACCGCAGCCAGCAGGCGGCCGGCGTCATACACGCCGCGCTCAGCCAGCTGGAAGGACTCGTGCCCGGGCACTACGTCTTGCAACACGAG CCAAATCACGGTCTGAACGCGTTACTTTACGCCCCCTCGAACACGGGCAAAGAGGGACTGAAGCTGGAGTTCGACAGCACGCAGCCCGCGGAGGCTGACGAGGCTAAAACTGTGAAGGCCCCGCCACAGCTCATTCCGGCCTTGCTACCTTGGCATAA ATTACGCAAAATCCTGCCGTGCACGTTCACGTATTACCAGAACCAGCTGGCCAAGCCGAAGAAACAGCCGCCGCGGAAGAAGACGCCACCGCGAGCTCTCAAG
- the LOC125228557 gene encoding uncharacterized protein LOC125228557 isoform X1, whose translation MEHIRQYDWCTFQPDTPYFVTESELDNCVTEKILRNKFSNPLISSDSEEEGKAPKIDWNFVFNKRNNEHNIHRIFVPGLRPLLAYTRLSTLSSQQHLIGLKVLCAQNPHILEDEFMAKPNKFDLQAFESIKEILQKEQKEYIDWAKSLWTNGQCIRALRPKPLIESVYEAEFKVRANQMKGYPRMFELVAQIPMEPAGEYDMVMEKELIGVNPSELLKVERPLNIRSRLTVMRPSAVPEPCDQHPVRFILPHEKSISVLPVTEVYRTLAEYAIDNGALFVASEGALRCMVERRAWALPISVYSVTQPGQAENVNVTVLGSEFMNKQENVMRRTFRALRHLLEIALVPASELARRTQAPEEEIVQETTTSSQDVAWSDDTSDEEDNLFIDFDEASTKERDADKPRPPSKNADEQTKMEVDKCTPQKETKNTTNTNKSFTEGFGVYKCTCQDSIFERPPPRSFRKWRFRKKSTFESFDVIVHCAHKFKGSRGEVILEPIAEYQADMGASKQSEDRISSVALSLALRDDNTNVLNVRLDAESGDIITTEEHTRSQFYSEHGDRSQQAAGVIHAALSQLEGLVPGHYVLQHEPNHGLNALLYAPSNTGKEGLKLEFDSTQPAEADEAKTVKAPPQLIPALLPWHKLRKILPCTFTYYQNQLAKPKKQPPRKKTPPRALKNEEKRGRQKKWPKKRGGHKKAE comes from the exons ATGGAACACATACGACAGTATGACTG GTGCACATTTCAGCCAGATACTCCATACTTTGTCACGGAGTCAGAGCTGGATAACTGTGTCACGGAGAAGATATTACGGAACAAGTTCTCAAACCCGCTGATCTCCAGCGACTCTGAGGAGGAAGGGAAGGCTCCTAAGATTGACTGGAATTTTGTGtttaataaaagaaataat GAACATAACATCCACCGCATCTTCGTGCCAGGGCTGCGCCCCTTGCTGGCGTACACACGGCTGTCCACTCTGTCCTCGCAACAGCACCTCATCGGGCTGAAAGTGCTGTGTGCACAGAACCCCCATATATTGGAGGATGAGTTCATGGCTAAGCCAAATAAGTTTGATTTGCAGGCTTTTGAG TCAATAAAAGAGATATTACAAAAGGAGCAAAAAGAATACATAGACTGGGCGAAGAGTCTCTGGACCAACGGCCAATGCATCAGAGCGCTTCGGCCTAAACCTTTGATAGAGTCTGTGTATGAAGCCGAGTTCAAAGTGAGGGCTAACCAGATGAAGGGGTACCCGAGGATGTTTGAGCTGGTCGCGCAGATACCTATGGAGCCTGCGGGGGAGTATGATATGGTGATGGAAAAGGAGCTTATTGGA GTGAACCCATCAGAACTGCTGAAGGTGGAGAGACCTCTCAACATCCGCAGCCGGCTGACCGTGATGCGGCCCAGCGCTGTCCCGGAGCCCTGCGACCAGCATCCTGTCCGCTTCATCCTGCCAC ACGAGAAAAGCATCTCAGTCCTTCCCGTGACAGAAGTGTACCGGACGCTAGCGGAGTATGCGATCGACAATGGAGCCCTATTCGTCGCTAGCGAAGGCGCTTTGCGATGTATGGTCGAGCGAAGGGCGTGGGCGCTTCCTATATCAGTTTATAGTGTTACACAACCCG GCCAGGCTGAAAACGTGAACGTGACAGTGCTGGGCAGCGAGTTTATGAATAAGCAAGAGAACGTCATGAGAAGGACGTTCAGAGCGCTTAGACATCTGCTAGAGATCGCTCTAGTGCC GGCATCAGAACTCGCCAGGAGGACGCAAGCGCCTGAAGAGGAAATAGTACAAGAAACTACAACTTCATCGCAAGATGTAGCGTGGTCGGATGATACGAGTGACGAGGAGGACAATCTATTTATCGATTTCG ATGAAGCGTCAACGAAAGAGAGAGACGCAGATAAACCAAGGCCACCAAGCAAGAACGCAGACGAGCAGACAAAGATGGAAGTAGACAAGTGTACGCCGCAGAAAGAGACGAAAAATACGACGAATACTAACAAAAGCTTTACCGAAGGCTTTGGCGTTTATAAGTGCACATGTCAAG ACTCAATATTCGAGCGGCCGCCGCCACGCTCGTTCAGGAAGTGGCGGTTCCGAAAGAAATCCACGTTCGAAAGTTTCGACGTCATCGTGCACTGCGCGCACAAATTCAAA GGATCGCGTGGTGAAGTTATATTGGAACCTATAGCAGAATACCAGGCAGACATGGGCGCGAGTAAGCAGTCCGAAGATAGGATCTCGAGTGTTGCCCTCTCGCTCGCACTTAGGGACGATAACACTAACGTACTCAATG TGCGACTAGACGCAGAATCCGGCGACATAATCACAACAGAAGAGCACACCCGCTCCCAGTTCTACTCTGAGCACGGCGACCGCAGCCAGCAGGCGGCCGGCGTCATACACGCCGCGCTCAGCCAGCTGGAAGGACTCGTGCCCGGGCACTACGTCTTGCAACACGAG CCAAATCACGGTCTGAACGCGTTACTTTACGCCCCCTCGAACACGGGCAAAGAGGGACTGAAGCTGGAGTTCGACAGCACGCAGCCCGCGGAGGCTGACGAGGCTAAAACTGTGAAGGCCCCGCCACAGCTCATTCCGGCCTTGCTACCTTGGCATAA ATTACGCAAAATCCTGCCGTGCACGTTCACGTATTACCAGAACCAGCTGGCCAAGCCGAAGAAACAGCCGCCGCGGAAGAAGACGCCACCGCGAGCTCTCAAG